In Lepus europaeus isolate LE1 chromosome 23, mLepTim1.pri, whole genome shotgun sequence, a single genomic region encodes these proteins:
- the RNF215 gene encoding RING finger protein 215 isoform X1, whose translation MGPAARRALRPAPPPPPPPPPSPLLLLLPLLPLWLGLAGPGAAADGSEPAAGAGRGGARAVRVDVRLPLQDALVLEGVRIGPEADPARQLGGRLLLMDVVEAEQDVPAEGWIAVAYVGKEHQESQGSGPQAYPKALIRQMQRALFLGASALLLLILNHNMVRELDISQLLLRPVIVLHYSANVTKLLEALRQRAQATAEITSGESLSANIEWKLTLWTTCGLSKDAYGGWQDLVCLGGSRAQEQKPLQQLWNAILLVAMLLCTGLVVQAQRQASRQSQQEPGGQVDLFQRRVVRRLASLKTRRCRLGRATQGLPGPSTETCAVCLDYFYNKQWLRVLPCKHEFHRDCVDPWLMLQQTCPLCKFDVLGNRYPDD comes from the exons ATGGGCCCTGCCGCGCGCCgcgcactgaggccggcgccgccgcccccgccgccgccgcccccgtcgccgctgctgctgctgctgccgctgctgccgctgtggctgggcctggccgggCCCGGGGCCGCGGCGGACGGCAGCGAGCcagcggccggggcggggcggggcggagcccGCGCCGTGCGAGTGGACGTGAGGCTGCCGCTGCAGGACGCCCTGGTCCTGGAGGGCGTCAGGATCGGCCCCGAAGCCGACCCGGCGCGCCAGCTGGGCGGCCGCCTGCTGCTG ATGGACGTCGTGGAAGCCGAGCAGGACGTGCCCGCAGAAGGCTGGATCGCGGTGGCCTATGTGGGCAAGGAGCACCAGGAGAGTCAGGGCAGTGGCCCGCAGGCCTATCCCAAGGCCCTGAtccggcag ATGCAACGGGCCCTCTTCCTGGGAGCTTCTGCCCTGCTCCTCCTTATCCTGAACCACAACATGGTCCGGGAG CTGGAcatctcccagctcctgctcaggCCAGTGATCGTCCTCCATTACTCTGCCAACGTCACCAAGCTGCTGGAGGCTCTGCGCCA GCGGGCCCAGGCCACGGCCGAGATCACCAGCGGAGAGTCCCTGTCGGCCAACATCGAGTGGAAGCTGACTCTGTGGACCACCTGCGGCCTCTCCAAGGATGCCTACGGAGGGTGGCAGGACCTggtatgcctgggaggcagccgtgccCAGGAGCAG AAGCCCCTGCAGCAGCTGTGGAACGCCATCCTGCTGGTGGCCATGCTCCTGTGCACAGGCCTTGTGGTCCAGGCCCAGCGGCAGGCATCGCGGCAGAGCCAGCAGGAGCCCGGAGGCCAG GTGGACCTGTTCCAGCGGCGTGTGGTGCGGAGACTGGCATCCCTCAAGACGCGGCGCTGCCGCCTGGGCAGGGCCACACAGGGCCTGCCGGGGCCCAGCACCGAGACCTGCGCCGTGTGCCTGGACTACTTCTACAACAAGCAG tGGCTTCGGGTGCTGCCCTGTAAGCACGAGTTCCACCGGGACTGCGTGGACCCCTGGCTGATGCTCCAGCAGACCTGCCCGCTGTGCAAGTTCGACGTCCTGG GGAACCGCTACCCAGACGATTAG
- the CCDC157 gene encoding coiled-coil domain-containing protein 157, translating to MAHLLGSQACMDSLRKDLTDLQGAIVDVFSRAGPVRFPSWKFPDRVACDLDMVALLEHYDHVPSDPEFTQLSHAVLLELVIDRLLLLLQSCASYLESLGSEQVVPPTRAAGPCMSVGLTARRFWSSLLRLGALCQQTASQKRANQGEAPTSKPTAKGEPARSPEYMTAKFSKPPSPRPGLTPTCQEPETLSRSASLRRPAGTSENTKSVHSQTIETALVPCDACTSVQGSLQEVGKVVISLCHSQNLPSSLGHFQQLVQDSMGLRPLPAATMGHWAAEQSKDLARINKHVGALTQLVGPLRAQLEEAEGQKDRLGTRVAELEQALQQEQERGRQQAGEAEQRLAAWEHTRQQLLAETSDLKMKVAALEGELKQQRESTQAVEAKAQQLLEEGERRAAAERQVQRLEEQVQLLAARLDGASQQIHWASTELDKEKARVDSMVRHQESLQAKQRALLQQLDSLDQEREMLRGSLDEAEVQRAQAEEQLQSLQSDREQGQCQLQAQQELLQSLQREKQELEQTATDLRLTISELEQELAALKEREQLLVAFPDLHGPMESQIQSSGNVTEDMERQVQANSVRVRVLQEENERLQSMLSRIHEVAQQGGLKLIPQDQLRSPPSKGSQPPRASPGPLGRRHFPGRTGSAGRPLPDPARASPPQQPSKSSLEEGTHSATCAQNPIRALARLRRRLSPGQSQASSAHQAQERPT from the exons ATGGCGCACCTGCTGGGCAGCCAGGCCTGCATGGACAGCCTGCGTAAGGACCTCACCGACCTGCAGGGCGCCATCGTGGACGTGTTCTCCCGCGCCGGGCCGGTGCGCTTCCCCTCCTGGAAGTTCCCTGACCGTGTGGCCTGTGACCTCGACATGGTGGCCCTGCTGGAGCACTATGACCACGTGCCGAGTGACCCTGAGTTTACGCAGCTGTCCCACGCTGTGCTGCTGGAGCTGGTCATCGACAG gcttctgctgctgcttcagaGCTGCGCGAGTTACCTGGAGAGCCTGGGCTCGGAGCAGGTGGTACCTCCCACGCGGGCTGCAGGGCCCTGCATGTCCGTGGGGCTCACGGCCCGGCGTTTCTGGAGCAGCCTGCTGAGGCTGGGCGCCCTCTGCCAGCAGACAGCCTCCCAG AAAAGGGCAAATCAAGGGGAGGCCCCGACTTCCAAGCCCACAGCCAAGGGCGAGCCGGCCCGGAGCCCCGAATATATGACTGCCAAGTTCAGCAAGCCCCCCTCCCCAAGGCCAGGCTTAACCCCCACCTGCCAAGAGCCGGAGACCCTGTCCAGGAGCGCCTCCCTGCGGCGTCCAGCCGGAACCTCCGAGAACACCAAGAGCGTCCACTCCCAGACCATCGAGACGGCCCTGGTGCCCTGTGACGCGTGCACCAGCGTCCAGGGCAGCCTGCAGGAGGTGGGCAAGGTGGTCATCAGCCTGTGTCACAGCCAGAACTTGCCCTCGTCCTTAGGCCACTTCCAGCAGCTGGTGCAGGACAGCATGGGGCTAAGGCCGCTGCCGGCCGCCACCATGGGCCACTGGGCCGCGGAGCAGAGCAAAGACCTGGCACGCATCAATAAGCACGTGGGAGCCCTCACTCAACTTGTCGGCCCGCTCCGGGCCCAGCTGGAGGAGGCCGAGGGGCAGAAGGACAGACTGGGGACGCGAGTGGCCGAGCTGGAGCAGGCGCTGCAGCAGGAGCAAGAGCGGGGGCGGCAGCAGGCGGGGGAGGCCGAGCAGCGCCTGGCCGCCTGGGAGCACACCAGGCAGCAACTCCTCGCAG AGACAAGTGACCTAAAGATGAAGGTGGCCGCCCTGGAGGGAGAGCTAAAACAGCAGCGGGAGTCCACGCAGGCCGTGG AGGCAAAGGCCCAGCAGCTGCTAGAGGAGGGCGAACGCAGGGCTGCGGCCGAGAGGCAGGTGCAGCggctggaggagcaggtgcagctgctgGCGGCGCGGCTGGACGGGGCCAGTCAGCAGATCCACTGggccagcacagagctggacaagGAGAAGGCGCGCGTCGACAGCATGGTCCGCCACCAGGAG TCCCTGCAGGCCAAACAGCGAGCCCTACTACAGCAGCTGGACAGCCTGGACCAGGAGCGCGAGATGCTGCGGGGCAGCCTGGATGAGGCCGAGGTGCAGCGGGCCCAGGCCGAGGAGCAACTGCAAAGcctgcagagtgacagggagcagggccagtgccagctccaggcccAGCAG GAGCTGCTGCAGAGCCTGCAGCGGGAGAAGCAGGAGCTAGAGCAGACGGCCACGGACCTGCGGCTGACCATCtcggagctggagcaggagctggcGGCGCTGAAGGAGAGGGAGCAGCTGCTGGTGGCCTTTCCGGACCTGCACGGACCCATGGAGTCCCAGATCCAAA GCTCCGGCAACGTCACCGAGGACATGGAGAGACAGGTGCAAGCCAACAGCGTCCGCGTCCGGGTCCTGCAGGAGGAAAACGAGCGGCTGCAGTCGATGCTGTCCAGAATCCACGAGGTGGCCCAGCAGGGGGGCCTCAAG CTGatcccacaggaccagctccggtCCCCTCCCAGCAAGGGCTCCCAGCCCCCAAGAGCCTCCCCGGG GCCCCTGGGCAGGCGGCACTTCCCTGGCAGAACAGGCAGTGCAGGCAGGCCCCTGCCAGACCCGGCCCGAGCATCCCCACCGCAGCAGCCCAGCAAGTcctccctggaggaggggacCCACTCGGCCACCTGCGCCCAGAACCCCATCCGGGCCTTGGCCAGGCTGAGGAGGAGACTCTCAccgggccagagccaggccagctctgctcacCAGGCCCAGGAGCGGCCCACGTAG
- the RNF215 gene encoding RING finger protein 215 isoform X2 has product MDPAPRTLACSAHRPDPQPKRLPNPEPGSPSPPHPSPNPSPAWPAPNLRALSLLPLLWSWALQMDVVEAEQDVPAEGWIAVAYVGKEHQESQGSGPQAYPKALIRQMQRALFLGASALLLLILNHNMVRELDISQLLLRPVIVLHYSANVTKLLEALRQRAQATAEITSGESLSANIEWKLTLWTTCGLSKDAYGGWQDLVCLGGSRAQEQPLQQLWNAILLVAMLLCTGLVVQAQRQASRQSQQEPGGQVDLFQRRVVRRLASLKTRRCRLGRATQGLPGPSTETCAVCLDYFYNKQWLRVLPCKHEFHRDCVDPWLMLQQTCPLCKFDVLGNRYPDD; this is encoded by the exons ATGGACCCCGCGCCCAGAACCCTGGCATGCAGCGCCCACCGCCCGGACCCCCAGCCTAAAAGGCTTCCAAATCCCGAGCCTGgaagcccctcccctccacacccATCCCCAAACCCCAGTCCTGCATGGCCTGCGCCCAACCTCCgcgctctctccctcctccccctgctctgGTCCTGGGCCCTCCAGATGGACGTCGTGGAAGCCGAGCAGGACGTGCCCGCAGAAGGCTGGATCGCGGTGGCCTATGTGGGCAAGGAGCACCAGGAGAGTCAGGGCAGTGGCCCGCAGGCCTATCCCAAGGCCCTGAtccggcag ATGCAACGGGCCCTCTTCCTGGGAGCTTCTGCCCTGCTCCTCCTTATCCTGAACCACAACATGGTCCGGGAG CTGGAcatctcccagctcctgctcaggCCAGTGATCGTCCTCCATTACTCTGCCAACGTCACCAAGCTGCTGGAGGCTCTGCGCCA GCGGGCCCAGGCCACGGCCGAGATCACCAGCGGAGAGTCCCTGTCGGCCAACATCGAGTGGAAGCTGACTCTGTGGACCACCTGCGGCCTCTCCAAGGATGCCTACGGAGGGTGGCAGGACCTggtatgcctgggaggcagccgtgccCAGGAGCAG CCCCTGCAGCAGCTGTGGAACGCCATCCTGCTGGTGGCCATGCTCCTGTGCACAGGCCTTGTGGTCCAGGCCCAGCGGCAGGCATCGCGGCAGAGCCAGCAGGAGCCCGGAGGCCAG GTGGACCTGTTCCAGCGGCGTGTGGTGCGGAGACTGGCATCCCTCAAGACGCGGCGCTGCCGCCTGGGCAGGGCCACACAGGGCCTGCCGGGGCCCAGCACCGAGACCTGCGCCGTGTGCCTGGACTACTTCTACAACAAGCAG tGGCTTCGGGTGCTGCCCTGTAAGCACGAGTTCCACCGGGACTGCGTGGACCCCTGGCTGATGCTCCAGCAGACCTGCCCGCTGTGCAAGTTCGACGTCCTGG GGAACCGCTACCCAGACGATTAG